GAAACCGTCCCTGACGAAGAAGGCCTCGCTCTCCACCCCTTCGGCGTTATAGAAGATCCGTCCGTCGGTGAGCACGCCATCGACGTCCATGATAAGCAGACGGATCGCCTTCGCCTTTTCCTGGAGCCTGCGGTCGATAGACATAGACATCCTTCCCATTACAGCCTGTCGCGATTCATCACCAGCACAAAGTCTCGTTGGCGGTATGAATGGTCCGCGAGACGCTTGAGCGGGAGGTTGCCTCGCTGCTCAAGCGCCTCGAAGCTGCTTTTGCTCAGGAGACCGAAGATCTGCCGCTCAACCGTAAAAGCAGCGTAGACCTCATCGGGTGTCTGGAGTTCCGGCACCGGAGATGGTCGATCGAGATAGTAGAGGATATCCTCGCCTAACGACCGGCCCGGGTGAAAAATTACCAGGGGGGAGTCGCCCACAACCGCGCGAACCTGCTCGGCAATGACCTTTGCAGATTCATATCTGGCGAGCGTGGGATAAAAGTATTGAACAAGACCGATGGTCATCACGATGGCGACCGCCGCCACGCTCGAAAAGATGGCCCACGGTTGGCTCCTGCAGGCGGTATAGAGGACACCGATGCACCCGATGCCTAGAAGCAGCGCAAGGGGGATAGGCCAGACATCATGGGGCATGAGGAAACGCAATTGGATGAGCCGTGGCCCGACAAACAGGCCCAGCACGCCGACCAGACCCAGGAGGAAGGCTGCGACCCTGAGCAGACGAGCTTCCATCGGTTGCAAGGTATCGGCATACCGAAAGAGATGATCCCAGTATCGGGCCATCAGCAGGGCGAACGACGGGATGAGATACACAAGAAACCGCTCAGCCTTCCCTGCCGGCAGGCTCAAGAGTACGAAAAAGCCGATAGACCAGACGCGGAGCAGCAGGTCCGCTTCGTCACGATAACGGGAGCGAGACCTCACGAGGGTAAGAACCGCACAAGGGAGAAAGAGGCTCCAGGGAAAGAACACCGCAAAAATCATCACGAGATAGAAAAACGGTGAGTTTGGCGCGTGGACAACGCGGGTCAGATTCTGGTCGACAAAAAAGTGCCGGTTAAACTCACCGCCTAACCCCAGATAATAGGGCACGGTGACAAGCAGAAAGACCGCTACACCGCCCAGAAGGAACGGAATCTCTGCAAGCACCTTGACTCGCCGCGTGAGCGCCAAAAAGGTAAATGCCGCGCCTGCCGGCAGCAGGAGACCTACCGGACCCTTGAGCATCGTTGCCACGGCCATCGACAGAAAGGCGAAACAGAGAGCGCCGAGCCGACGTCCGCCTCTCCGGTACGCCAGATAGAAGGCCACGAACGCAAGATTCATCCAGAACGCCAGCTCGACATCGAATCTGGCCTGATGGGCATGCCAGACAGCGGACAGCGTGGTAGTCGTGATGAGCGCCGCGATCACGCCCAGCCGCCGGTCGAACAGCAGTTTCCCGCTGACGTACACCAGGAACACCAGCCCGATCCCGAAGGTCGCTGATGGAAATCGAACGGCAAACTCACTCGACCCCCACAGCGCGAAGGAAAGCGCCATAAGCCAGAAATGCAGCGGGGGTTTATTGACGTAGGGACGCCCCTCGTAGACAAGCTGCAGCCAGTCCCCGGTCCGGACCATTCTTCGCGCAATGGCCGCGTACATCCCCTCGTCACCTCTCAGCGGCACACCCAGATACGAGTAGTAGACGACAAGCCCCCAAATGAACAGGAGAGTCAGGACCAGCCACTCCTTTTCCAGCGCCCCTCTCGTCATACCACCCCAGCCCTCAGGAGGTCGTGCAGATGGATGACCCCCTCCGGTCTCCCTTCGGGATCCACGATCAGCAAAGAGGTGATCGCGTACCGCTCCATGATCTCCAGCGCCCTGGTCGCGAGGGCGTCCTTGTCGATGGTCTTGGGGTGCGACGTCATACAATCCCTGACCTGCCGCTGCAACAGATCGATCCCGTCCTGGAGTACCCGCCGCAGGTCGCCATCGGTAATGATCCCGGTGAGGACCCCGGCCTCGTCCACCACAGCGGTCATCCCGAACTGCTTTCGCGAAATCTCGGCCAGCGCGTCACGCATGAGCGCACCCTGAGCGATAACGGGAAGTCGCTCACCAATATGCATGAGGTCCTGCACTCGCCAGAACAGCCGCCGCCCCAAGTTGCCGGCCGGATGCAGGAGCGCAAAGTCCGCCTCGGTGAAGCCGCGCTGCTCGAGCAGGACCACGGCAAGCGCATCGCCCATTGCCAGGGCTGCGGTAGTACTGGCGGTTGGAGCCAATGCCAGCGGGCAGGCTTCTTTCGCGACGCTTACATCGATCGCGACGTCGCTCTGCCTGGCAAGGGTGGAAGCGGAATCGCCGACCAGCGCGATCAGCGCGAGGCCGAGCCGTTTGATTGCGGGGAGCAAGCCGACAAGTTCATCCGTCTCGCCGCTGTTCGAGACCGCGATCACGACATCGCCGCGAACCAGCATCCCAAGGTCGCCATGCCCCCCCTCGGCGGGGTGGAGGAAGAATGCGGGGGTTCCGGTGCTGGCCAGGGTGGAGGCAATCTTCTGAGCAATCGAGCCGGACTTGCCCATGCCGGTCAGCACGACCCGGCCCCGGCAATCCCGGAGGATCTCGACGGCCCGGTCGAACCGCTCATCAAGCTTCGGGATCAAGGCCAGGATTGCCTCGGCCTCGATCTGCAGCACGTGTCGCCCTCGATCGACGATCATGGGATCTCGATCCGCTTTGGCGGCCGTCCGAGCATCCGCTCCACGACGGGAATCACCTCGTCAAGCGCGATCAACCGCATACAGTTCTGTTCCCCCCGCCGGCACCCGCCAGGAAAGCAGGGCCGGCAATCAATTCCCTTGTAGAGCGTGGCATGGCCCTGACCGGCCGGCCCCCAGATCCTCGGGTCGGCAGGACCAAACAGGCCGACCACCGGCGTCCCCATCGCCGCCGCGATATGCATCGGTCCGTTATCGTTTCCGACAAAGAGAGCGGCCTGTCGAAGCAGCCCGGCCAGTTCCAGGAGCGTCAGGCGCCCGGCCAACGAACGGCAGCCGGTTTCCACCTGGCCGAGGATCGCCTCCGTGATCTCCTGATCTGCAACTGAACCAAGCAGCACCGCTTTGACGCCGAGTTTCCCCTGAATATAGTCTATAAGGGCCGCGAATCGAGCGGCGGGCCAGCTCTTAAACCACCACCGGGCGCCTGGGTGCACCGCCACGAAGCGCTCGCCGGGCGCGATCTTGAGCGCGGTAAGCGCTTCGCCGGCGGCCGACTCATCGGCCGGCCTCACCTTGAGTACAGGCAGCGTAGGAGCAACCGGAATCCCCAGCGCCTCCAGAGCCATCAGATGCTGGCGGATCATCGGCATCGGCTGCTCCTGCATCGGGACCAGATGCGTGTACAGCCGCCCGCGCCAGCGACCCTCCCGATTGAAGCCGACCCTGATCGCGGCGCCGGTGAGCCGGCTCAGGATCGCCGCTCGATCACCGTCGGTCAGGTCGAGCACGAGGTCGAAGCGGCGCCGACGCAGCGCGGCGGCAAACCCGAGCTGGCGCAGCGGCGATCCTGCCCGCTCCGCGATCAACACCTCGTCGAGATGAGGATTGGTGGCGATCATCGCCTCGGTCCCAGGATTGACCAGCATCGAGAGGTGGGCCTTGGGAAAGACCGCCCTGAGCCCAGCCAGGACCGGCGTACTGAGCAGCACGTCCCCCAGGTATCGGAGCTTGATCACCAATATCCGCTCCGGTGCAACTATGCCAGGGGTCGGCATCACCGACCTCCCACCCGGTGATATGCCTGCAGCGTCTTGCGCGCGGTTCCCTCCCACGAAAATCGCTTTGCGCGTTCGAACCCGCGCGCTCGAAGCATTGCGGCCAGCGTCTGGTCCTCCAGAACAGTGTTCATCGCGTCAGCCATGGCCTCAGCGTCCAGGGGATCCACCTGGAGCGCCGCCTCTCCGACAACCTCGGGGAGCGAGGATGTGTTCGAGGTAATGGTGGGGGTTCCGCACGCCATCGCCTCCAGGGGCGGCAACCCGAACCCCTCATAGAGCGAAGGATAGACAAACAGGTCGGCGTAGGAATAGAGGCGTCGGACCTCCTCCGGAGGAAGATAGCCCGGCATGACGACCTCCTCATCCAGACCCGAGCTCCTGACGACATCAGCAATCTCCTGAATTCCCTGTCCGGGAGCGCCAACGAGCACGAGACAGTGAGAGCGCCGTATGTGCGTCAGCCGACCAAAGGCCTGCACCAGTGTGGGGACATTTTTGCGCGGCTCGAGCGTCCCCACGAACAGTACATACCTGTCCTTGCGCAAGGCATACCGACGACAAAGCGCCTCGCGACCCCCCGCAACATGCTCGGGGTAGTAGTCGTCGCCTACGCCTTGATTGATGATCTCAATCTTCTCGCGGGACACGCCCATCATATCACTCACGTCTTGCGCTGCGTGCTCGGACGGAACCACAACAAGGGTGGCTCGATGTACGGTGCGCCTGGTCTTCTTTGATGCCAGGCGGGCTCCCCAACGCCGCGGCGCGATACCGGGCATGCGTTCGGCCGCCAAGTCATGAATCGAGACGATGCTCCCACATCTGCCGATGCCCCGAAGCCGATAGCTCGTCCCATGGTAGACATCCAACTCGTCAAGCCGGCTCCTCACCCGCAGCAGAAGTTTTGGAGCGGACACCACGCGAACATTTCTGCCCCATTCCGTCGGGGTCTTCGATTCGCCCCACATACCGGTGCGGTACAGCACAAACTCATCCTCGGGGGCCAAGCGCACCATGTGCGTGATGAGATTGGCCACATATTGACCAATCCCGGCCTGCCGTATGAACATCGGATTCGCGTCAATGCCGATACGCACAGCACGTTCTCGCTCGTTGCAAGCGCCCGCAGATCAGCCGAGCACACCATAGAAAACGCGACGGGATCCCACAGGCTTTACATTGCCCATCACGCACTCAACTGAGTGGAAAGCGGCTTTCTCTCTGCAAGATCGACGGCAACAATAAGCAGCCCTGTCAGTGTTGCGAAAAGAAGGGCCACTTGGTGGCCCAGCAACTGGTCGATGATTCCACCACCGAGGATCACGAGAAAAGATCCTGTCGCCGCCCACCACAGCGCCCTGGCCAAGTCACACGCCACCCGGCGCCGGATAGTCACGAGAAAATGTGCGTAGGCTCCGATCAGGGCCAACAGCGCCAGAAGACCGAGGCCGCCGAGTTCGGCGGCAACATGCACCAGCAGATTATGGGCTTGGCCGAACTCCTCAGGTATGTCGTATTTTTCCCGACTGGGCCGAAAACACTTTGGCCCGACCCCGAGGAACGGATGATCCTGCGCCATACGCAAGGCACGCTTCCAGACGGGAATTCTGTCCAGGAAGCTTGTATCCTGCCAGGGCGCCATCAGGCTGATCACCCGCTGCTTGATCAGCACATCCGATTTTACGGCTACAAAGGCCACGGCCACAAAGAAGGCGAGCAACATGATAGGCCACTTCCAGACCCGTCCCATTGCACTGAGGATTCCCAGGTTGAGCCCTGTAATGAGCCACATCGATCTGGTGTGGGTAAACACAAGGGCGACGGCGGACAGGACCATGACAACCCCGATGCATAGTCGCCAGCGAACATCGAATCGAATATGGATCAACAAGGCTGCCATAGCAACAAGCGCCATGGCAAGGAAGGCGGCGGTAAAAGACAGTCCAGGAACGCTCAGGCGCACCGCTGTGGTGGGAACCAGAAAATATCTGTATATCCCAGCAACATCGCCGATTCCGGTGGCAACTATCATGGTCAGCATGACCGACCTGACCTGAGATTCCGAATTGAGCGAATTCACGATCAAGAGGAAGAAGAAGCTGTAGATAAATATATCGGTGATTCCTCTAGCGACATTCAGGGCGCCGCAGGCATTCAGCACATCCCACCGCATGGCGCTCATGAAGGAGACCCCCAATAGCCCGAAGAAGAACCACCCCAAGGTGGGGATCCTCATGTCGAAGCGTCGGCGCCCAACCGCTCTCAGCGCCCACATGCCAAGCGCAGACGCGAACCCGATATTCTTTGCGGATTCTGAGATCGGCATAAAAAACACCGTGAAAAGAATGGACAGGCGCAGACCCTGTTCGGCGAACCGTATGAATTGTTCGCGATCTGTCGTCATCATCCGGCTATGCCACCCTGACAGCAAGATTCGATCGGTATTGCGCGATTTTCGTCGGTCATGTCCACCCACGCCTTTCGAATTTCTCCGGCAGCCGACTCAGCAGTTGATCATATAGACTACTCAGGATCCTCATCTGCGAATCCGGGCCGAAGACGGTCTCGATCCGCTCCCGGCCCTGTTGCCCCATGCGAGCGCGCCGCTCCGGATCTTTCAGGAGTTCTACAAGCGCGTTGGCCATCGCGTCAGAGTCTCTAGGAGGCACCAACAGGCCGGTCCGCCCGTCTTCCACGATCTCGGATGGGCCATCCACTCTCGTTGCCACCACCGGCTTCCCGCAGGCCATCGCCTCCAGCAGCACGATCCCGAACCCCTCATCGACAGAAGCCAGAACGAACAGGTCCATGGCATCAAGGTAAGGAATTACATCTTCCTGGAATCCGGCAAACCACACCCTGCCGTCCAGACCGAGAGATACTCCTAACCGCTCTAATCCCTCCTGCAAGCCGCGCTCATCGGCCCCTACAATGAGACAGGCCAGGTCATTGATGTCCTGCCTTGCCTTGGCCATCGCCCGAATGAGGACATCGTAGCCCTTTTTGGGGGCGATATTCGCCACGCTCCCGATCACAAGGGTCTCCGGAGAAATGCCGCGCTCCGCCCTGATGCTCCGACCGTCTCCGGATGCCTTGGCCCTCTCAGGATCAATACCGCTATAGACGGTGACCACCTTCTCCGCCGGTATCCCGCCTTGGATGGCTTTCCCCCGCACACCCTCCGACACGGCGATCAGGAGATCGGCCCAATGCAGGCATAGCTTCCTGAATTTGTTCGGCACCATTTCGCTGCGCATGTGGGCCACACAGGGGATCCCAATGAGGCGGCAGGCCATAGAAGCGATGGCAGCATCGTCGGCATCGTTGACGTGGACAAGGGCGATCTCCCTTGCGCGAAGCAGTCGCCAAAGTCTCAGGACTGCAAACGGAAGAAAAGGAATCGACTTCCCCTTCCTGAGCGGGGGGAGCGGAAGAGAGATCGTCTCCACCCCAAGGCGACGAAATCTGGTCATGGGCTCATCCCCGCACGAGAGGAGGATCGTGGCCGTATAGCGCGTTGGATCAAGTCGCGCCACGACATTGAGGAGGTCTACCAGCGCCCCGCCGTAGTTCTCACCGAGCGACCGATAAATGTAGAGAATCCGCTTCGGGCGAACCATCCCCTACCCGGAACACCTTAGGCGCCTGCCCAGTTCCCAGGCCTTCACATAGCGGGTGAAGGTATGGAAGCTGCAAAGGACTGCAAAGACCAATCCGTG
This DNA window, taken from Candidatus Methylomirabilis sp., encodes the following:
- a CDS encoding KpsF/GutQ family sugar-phosphate isomerase; translated protein: MIVDRGRHVLQIEAEAILALIPKLDERFDRAVEILRDCRGRVVLTGMGKSGSIAQKIASTLASTGTPAFFLHPAEGGHGDLGMLVRGDVVIAVSNSGETDELVGLLPAIKRLGLALIALVGDSASTLARQSDVAIDVSVAKEACPLALAPTASTTAALAMGDALAVVLLEQRGFTEADFALLHPAGNLGRRLFWRVQDLMHIGERLPVIAQGALMRDALAEISRKQFGMTAVVDEAGVLTGIITDGDLRRVLQDGIDLLQRQVRDCMTSHPKTIDKDALATRALEIMERYAITSLLIVDPEGRPEGVIHLHDLLRAGVV
- a CDS encoding glycosyltransferase family 4 protein; the encoded protein is MVRPKRILYIYRSLGENYGGALVDLLNVVARLDPTRYTATILLSCGDEPMTRFRRLGVETISLPLPPLRKGKSIPFLPFAVLRLWRLLRAREIALVHVNDADDAAIASMACRLIGIPCVAHMRSEMVPNKFRKLCLHWADLLIAVSEGVRGKAIQGGIPAEKVVTVYSGIDPERAKASGDGRSIRAERGISPETLVIGSVANIAPKKGYDVLIRAMAKARQDINDLACLIVGADERGLQEGLERLGVSLGLDGRVWFAGFQEDVIPYLDAMDLFVLASVDEGFGIVLLEAMACGKPVVATRVDGPSEIVEDGRTGLLVPPRDSDAMANALVELLKDPERRARMGQQGRERIETVFGPDSQMRILSSLYDQLLSRLPEKFERRGWT
- the rfaQ gene encoding putative lipopolysaccharide heptosyltransferase III: MPTPGIVAPERILVIKLRYLGDVLLSTPVLAGLRAVFPKAHLSMLVNPGTEAMIATNPHLDEVLIAERAGSPLRQLGFAAALRRRRFDLVLDLTDGDRAAILSRLTGAAIRVGFNREGRWRGRLYTHLVPMQEQPMPMIRQHLMALEALGIPVAPTLPVLKVRPADESAAGEALTALKIAPGERFVAVHPGARWWFKSWPAARFAALIDYIQGKLGVKAVLLGSVADQEITEAILGQVETGCRSLAGRLTLLELAGLLRQAALFVGNDNGPMHIAAAMGTPVVGLFGPADPRIWGPAGQGHATLYKGIDCRPCFPGGCRRGEQNCMRLIALDEVIPVVERMLGRPPKRIEIP
- a CDS encoding glycosyltransferase family 39 protein, with product MTRGALEKEWLVLTLLFIWGLVVYYSYLGVPLRGDEGMYAAIARRMVRTGDWLQLVYEGRPYVNKPPLHFWLMALSFALWGSSEFAVRFPSATFGIGLVFLVYVSGKLLFDRRLGVIAALITTTTLSAVWHAHQARFDVELAFWMNLAFVAFYLAYRRGGRRLGALCFAFLSMAVATMLKGPVGLLLPAGAAFTFLALTRRVKVLAEIPFLLGGVAVFLLVTVPYYLGLGGEFNRHFFVDQNLTRVVHAPNSPFFYLVMIFAVFFPWSLFLPCAVLTLVRSRSRYRDEADLLLRVWSIGFFVLLSLPAGKAERFLVYLIPSFALLMARYWDHLFRYADTLQPMEARLLRVAAFLLGLVGVLGLFVGPRLIQLRFLMPHDVWPIPLALLLGIGCIGVLYTACRSQPWAIFSSVAAVAIVMTIGLVQYFYPTLARYESAKVIAEQVRAVVGDSPLVIFHPGRSLGEDILYYLDRPSPVPELQTPDEVYAAFTVERQIFGLLSKSSFEALEQRGNLPLKRLADHSYRQRDFVLVMNRDRL
- a CDS encoding O-antigen ligase family protein; the protein is MMTTDREQFIRFAEQGLRLSILFTVFFMPISESAKNIGFASALGMWALRAVGRRRFDMRIPTLGWFFFGLLGVSFMSAMRWDVLNACGALNVARGITDIFIYSFFFLLIVNSLNSESQVRSVMLTMIVATGIGDVAGIYRYFLVPTTAVRLSVPGLSFTAAFLAMALVAMAALLIHIRFDVRWRLCIGVVMVLSAVALVFTHTRSMWLITGLNLGILSAMGRVWKWPIMLLAFFVAVAFVAVKSDVLIKQRVISLMAPWQDTSFLDRIPVWKRALRMAQDHPFLGVGPKCFRPSREKYDIPEEFGQAHNLLVHVAAELGGLGLLALLALIGAYAHFLVTIRRRVACDLARALWWAATGSFLVILGGGIIDQLLGHQVALLFATLTGLLIVAVDLAERKPLSTQLSA
- a CDS encoding glycosyltransferase family 1 protein, with product MFIRQAGIGQYVANLITHMVRLAPEDEFVLYRTGMWGESKTPTEWGRNVRVVSAPKLLLRVRSRLDELDVYHGTSYRLRGIGRCGSIVSIHDLAAERMPGIAPRRWGARLASKKTRRTVHRATLVVVPSEHAAQDVSDMMGVSREKIEIINQGVGDDYYPEHVAGGREALCRRYALRKDRYVLFVGTLEPRKNVPTLVQAFGRLTHIRRSHCLVLVGAPGQGIQEIADVVRSSGLDEEVVMPGYLPPEEVRRLYSYADLFVYPSLYEGFGLPPLEAMACGTPTITSNTSSLPEVVGEAALQVDPLDAEAMADAMNTVLEDQTLAAMLRARGFERAKRFSWEGTARKTLQAYHRVGGR